Within the Bacillus pumilus genome, the region ACAATCATTTTATATTTTCTTATTTGGTTTATTTTTCGGCTAATGGGCAAAAGAGAGATTGGAGAATTAAGCATTTTAGATCTTGTCATTTTTATGATGATCGCAGAAATTGCAGTTCTCGCTATAGAAGAAGTCGAGGATCATATGTTACATACGGTATGGCCGATTCTGCTGTTAACCTTCATTCAGATTACACTTGCCTACCTCTCATTGAAATTCCAAGGTGTCCGGCGTTTTCTTGATGGCAAACCGGTCCTACTCATCATCAATGGGAAAATTGACGAAGGTGCGATGAGAAAACAGCGATACAATTTTGATGATCTGCTCATTCAGTTAAGAGAAAACAACATCGATAGCATTCAGGATGTCTCTTACGCCATTTTAGAACCATCTGGAAAGCTCGCCGTTGTTGAAAAAGAAAACAAGCACACACATGGAGCGCTTGAGTTGCCACTTATTGCAGATGGGGTTGTGCAGCATGATCACCTGAAGCAAATTAATCAAAATGAACAATGGTTGAAAGATGAGCTAACCAAAAGGGGCTATCATGATATAGAGCAGATTTCATACTGCAGCTTTAATCAAAAGACATTTTATATTGATTTGAAAGATGAAGTGGTCAAAAAAAGATGAGCTAGAGCAGCTTCCCAATCAACGGGATGCGGCGCAGCTCTTCTTTCTTCACTAGACCGAGACAGATTAATAGAATGACATACAGCGCGCACGTTACAAAAATCAGCATAACGAGCTCAATAGGGGCAGAGAAGAATCCGTTCATTTGAGACTTCAGCCAAAGGCTCACAGCCCCAGTACCGATAATCACAAGAACGCATACCCCATATTCTTTTATTGGTAAATGAATAGGCAGTACTTTACCGACAGTTGCCGCATGAAGCAGCGTGACAAGGACGATGCCGATTAAAATGGCAAGTGCTGCCCCCATAATGCCAAAGCCTGGCTGCGAGGCAAGAACAAAGATCATTCCTGTTTTCACGACAGCACCTATCAGACTATTCGTCATCGCCGCACCAGCTAAATTGAGTGCTTGTAAGACGGCTTGAAGCGGCCCTTGAAAATAATATAATAGAAAAAATGGAGCCATGAATTTCACATAAATCGCCGCATGCGATGAACCATACATAAAGAGTGTTAAATCTTCTGCGTAAACAAAAAGAATAATACAGGAAATACCCCCACTGAGTAAACAAAGACGCATCGCCTGCTTCAGCCTGTATTCGACCGTTTTGCGTTTGTTCTGCTCCATTCCTTCACTGATCGCCGGGAC harbors:
- a CDS encoding DUF421 domain-containing protein yields the protein MQEILIISMRTIILYFLIWFIFRLMGKREIGELSILDLVIFMMIAEIAVLAIEEVEDHMLHTVWPILLLTFIQITLAYLSLKFQGVRRFLDGKPVLLIINGKIDEGAMRKQRYNFDDLLIQLRENNIDSIQDVSYAILEPSGKLAVVEKENKHTHGALELPLIADGVVQHDHLKQINQNEQWLKDELTKRGYHDIEQISYCSFNQKTFYIDLKDEVVKKR